In Thalassotalea fonticola, a single genomic region encodes these proteins:
- a CDS encoding septation protein A, which yields MVAFFEYIPLVVFFIFYKMFDVFIATGALIVTSAMHLVVMKATGKPILNRHWIFFGLIAVFGGLTIFFHDDTFIKWKVTIINGFFGIALLVSKYAFNKNLLQSFMGEQIKLPDAIWSKFNLAWVGFFFTCALLNLYIAFSFDQETWVNFKVFGLTGLTFTFAIVSIMSIYKYIPQDETESATQDKIEK from the coding sequence ATGGTTGCTTTTTTCGAATATATCCCGCTTGTCGTATTTTTTATCTTTTATAAAATGTTCGATGTTTTTATTGCTACAGGTGCGTTAATCGTTACCTCGGCAATGCACTTAGTTGTTATGAAGGCAACTGGCAAACCGATCCTGAATAGACATTGGATCTTCTTTGGTTTAATTGCGGTATTTGGCGGTTTAACCATCTTTTTCCATGACGATACCTTCATAAAATGGAAAGTTACCATCATAAATGGCTTCTTTGGTATCGCACTATTAGTCAGTAAATATGCGTTTAATAAAAATCTGTTGCAAAGCTTTATGGGTGAACAAATTAAGTTACCAGATGCAATTTGGAGCAAATTTAACTTGGCATGGGTAGGCTTCTTCTTTACTTGTGCACTGCTTAATTTATACATTGCCTTTAGTTTTGACCAAGAAACATGGGTTAACTTTAAAGTGTTTGGCTTAACCGGCTTAACTTTTACGTTTGCTATTGTTTCAATAATGTCGATATATAAATACATCCCTCAGGATGAAACTGAAAGTGCCACTCAAGATAAAATAGAGAAGTAA
- a CDS encoding YciI family protein translates to MLYVIYSEDVPNSLELRLSVREQHIGRLKQLQNEGRLIVAGPCPAIDSEDPGSSGFTGSLLILEFNSLEDAQTWADADPYVAAGVYSKVTVKPYKKVLPA, encoded by the coding sequence ATGTTATACGTAATTTACAGTGAAGATGTACCAAATTCGTTAGAACTACGGTTAAGTGTTCGTGAGCAACACATAGGCCGATTAAAGCAATTACAAAATGAAGGTAGGTTGATTGTTGCCGGACCTTGCCCTGCAATAGATAGCGAAGATCCAGGTAGCTCTGGTTTTACCGGTTCTTTGTTAATATTAGAATTCAACAGTTTAGAGGATGCTCAAACTTGGGCTGATGCTGATCCTTATGTGGCTGCAGGCGTGTACAGTAAAGTAACAGTTAAACCTTATAAAAAAGTATTACCTGCATAA
- a CDS encoding AI-2E family transporter — MDLSIKNTGIVKVLIILAALVIIMAGIKTASSILIPFLLSLFIAIMCNPVINKAAEYKIPKGLAIILVIAIFVAIGMSLASLIGNSLAELSALMPEYRAQLSSDFAGLIDKLADYNIKVSSTILMQYLDPAAAMGFAADMLSGFGNIMANLFLIIITVVFMLFEAPSIPAKLHLALKDPQMKMQQIDKFLNSVNQYIAIKTYVSIATGCLVSLMLWAIGLDFFLLWGVLAFLFNYIPNIGSIIAAVPAVLLALLQLNPFAAAMIGAGYMLINTVMGNMVEPRYLGRGLGLSTLVVFLSLIFWGWLLGTVGMLLSVPLTMIIKIGLESSDEAKWFSIMLGDENQAADELKQQQAQILHNEE, encoded by the coding sequence ATGGACTTATCAATTAAAAATACTGGGATAGTTAAAGTTTTAATAATCTTAGCCGCTTTGGTTATTATCATGGCAGGCATAAAAACTGCCAGCAGTATTTTGATCCCGTTCTTACTTTCTTTATTTATTGCCATAATGTGCAACCCGGTTATTAATAAGGCCGCTGAATATAAAATACCGAAAGGACTAGCGATAATATTAGTGATCGCCATTTTTGTTGCTATAGGCATGTCTCTTGCTAGTCTAATTGGCAATTCGCTCGCTGAATTGTCTGCACTAATGCCTGAATACCGGGCTCAATTATCCAGTGATTTTGCTGGTTTAATCGATAAATTAGCAGACTACAATATTAAAGTGTCTTCAACCATATTGATGCAATATTTAGATCCTGCTGCGGCCATGGGCTTTGCTGCCGATATGTTGTCAGGGTTTGGCAATATTATGGCCAACCTGTTTTTGATCATTATTACCGTGGTATTTATGTTGTTTGAAGCGCCTAGCATACCAGCAAAACTTCATTTAGCGCTTAAAGACCCACAAATGAAGATGCAACAAATCGACAAATTCCTCAACTCAGTGAACCAATACATTGCTATTAAAACTTACGTAAGTATCGCTACCGGTTGTTTAGTGAGTTTGATGCTGTGGGCGATAGGGTTAGATTTCTTTTTACTGTGGGGCGTTTTAGCCTTTTTGTTTAATTATATTCCTAATATTGGCTCTATTATTGCCGCAGTGCCAGCGGTGCTGTTAGCGTTACTGCAACTGAATCCATTTGCTGCGGCTATGATCGGGGCAGGATATATGTTGATAAACACGGTAATGGGTAATATGGTTGAGCCTCGTTATTTAGGTAGGGGCCTTGGTTTATCAACTTTGGTAGTATTTTTATCATTAATATTCTGGGGTTGGCTATTAGGTACTGTTGGCATGTTATTGTCGGTACCACTAACCATGATCATTAAAATAGGCTTAGAAAGTTCAGATGAAGCCAAATGGTTCTCTATTATGCTAGGTGATGAAAACCAGGCCGCTGATGAATTAAAACAGCAGCAAGCTCAGATATTACATAATGAAGAATAA
- a CDS encoding TIGR01777 family oxidoreductase: MNILITGGTGLIGSAFINKYQHKYNFVVLTREPIKARNHFPSSNKINFIDTLNNKADLSDFEAVINLAGEPIADKRWSLRQKRAICQSRWKLTNKLSHLINASANPPKVFISGSAVGYYGRQGNTEINEHYEDINEEFTHKICKVWEDKALIAHDKSRVCLLRTGIVLANSGGALKKMLPAFKFGLGGRISSGHQYMSWIHIEDMIDAIEFLLNNLDCQGAFNLTAPTPVTNAEFTIALAKSLHRPSFATVPAIVLKVLLGEMSDLLLYGQKVLPEHLLSQHFKFTYPNINIALAELHNS; the protein is encoded by the coding sequence ATGAACATTTTAATAACTGGTGGTACGGGTCTCATAGGCTCGGCTTTTATAAATAAATATCAACACAAATATAACTTTGTGGTATTAACTCGTGAGCCAATAAAAGCTAGAAATCACTTCCCTAGTTCAAATAAAATTAACTTTATCGATACACTAAATAATAAGGCAGATTTAAGTGATTTTGAGGCGGTGATAAACCTGGCAGGTGAACCTATTGCGGATAAGCGTTGGAGCTTAAGACAAAAGCGTGCAATTTGTCAAAGCCGTTGGAAATTAACGAACAAGTTAAGCCATTTAATTAATGCATCTGCTAACCCACCCAAAGTGTTCATTTCAGGCTCTGCAGTTGGCTATTATGGTCGACAAGGTAATACCGAGATCAATGAACACTACGAGGATATTAATGAAGAATTTACCCACAAAATTTGTAAAGTATGGGAAGACAAAGCTTTAATAGCGCATGATAAAAGCAGAGTCTGTTTACTCAGAACCGGGATTGTACTGGCAAATTCTGGCGGGGCATTAAAGAAAATGCTCCCGGCATTCAAGTTTGGTTTAGGAGGAAGAATATCATCAGGTCATCAATACATGTCATGGATCCATATTGAAGATATGATTGATGCGATAGAGTTTTTATTAAATAACCTAGACTGCCAAGGAGCATTCAACTTAACCGCACCAACACCAGTGACCAATGCAGAATTTACCATAGCTCTAGCAAAATCATTACATAGACCAAGCTTTGCAACAGTGCCGGCTATTGTATTAAAAGTACTGCTTGGAGAAATGTCTGATTTACTACTCTATGGACAAAAGGTACTCCCTGAGCACCTGTTATCACAGCATTTCAAATTTACTTACCCAAATATTAATATTGCGTTGGCTGAATTACACAATTCATAA
- a CDS encoding ABC transporter permease, with protein sequence MPIWVKQSLRLFRHELKRGELTIICLAIILAVATVFSLSGFSEQIQSALINKSNSFIASDRVLQSSRPAANEILIKSKELQLNNAEVMLFSSMVFAGDEMQLASVKAVSSSYPLRGELLINDPQSSNVLSKSAPVRGTVWVQADLLEKLDVNIGEKLELGAAEFTIAGTINKEPDASFSVFTQGPRVFINLADVELTQVVQPGSRLTYRYLFSGSADAISQYEQWIKPKISDIQRWYDVKSQQTPLANALTRAEKYLSLASMLGIILAAVAVSVASRRYGQRHQPMVAVFKAMGANRVHIRNLYLLHWTSLSIFSISIGLVIGFALQTFGLSLMSSYLPGTSNSISFYPLLVAMVTGVISAFAFAITPMKMLISTPVLAVIHGFADINTKKTVLGNLPPVIAIFVLLMLFSRDWSLSLALMASGGVIIGILLLFGRLLINTGRAVGSQAGQAFHLAMANLKRRGKQNNVQLVSFTIAINLLLLMLVVRNDLINEWQAQLPVNAPNQFLVNVTKEQVPQVESFLTKHDMNSSELYPIVRGRLTAINEEKLLKKASKEETNKSDQGRQGIGRELNMTWHSTLPKENEVVQGQWFAPNSTSAEVSIESKLAERLEIKLGDQLSFQIGSEQIKLPVTSIREVNWQSMQPNFYMIFSDNVLADFPATFISAMHVPTNKQKLMQTFLSQYPTISVIDVQAMISQLRSVIEQVSLAIEFILALVVIAGSLVLVAQVQASMEERERELAILRTLGAKGSLLKGATVLEFVILGGIAGFMASIAMEIGVYVIQTRVFEMQPSMHLLYWFVGIGLGALFVGLVGLFSCWRLLNLSSLTLIRRTL encoded by the coding sequence ATGCCTATATGGGTTAAACAGTCACTGCGGCTATTTAGACACGAGCTTAAACGGGGTGAATTAACCATTATTTGCCTAGCCATCATATTAGCTGTTGCGACGGTTTTTTCACTGTCGGGTTTTTCTGAACAAATTCAATCGGCATTGATCAATAAAAGTAATAGTTTTATTGCCTCTGATAGAGTGCTTCAATCATCGCGCCCGGCAGCAAATGAAATACTGATAAAGTCGAAAGAATTACAATTAAACAATGCTGAGGTGATGTTATTTTCCTCCATGGTGTTTGCTGGTGATGAAATGCAATTGGCGTCGGTTAAAGCTGTTAGCAGTTCATATCCGTTAAGAGGGGAGTTATTAATAAATGATCCGCAAAGTTCAAATGTTTTATCTAAGAGTGCTCCCGTTAGAGGCACTGTTTGGGTTCAAGCTGATTTACTTGAAAAGCTTGACGTTAACATTGGCGAAAAACTTGAGCTTGGCGCGGCAGAATTTACAATTGCCGGAACCATAAATAAAGAGCCTGATGCATCTTTTAGTGTCTTCACTCAAGGTCCACGAGTTTTTATCAATTTAGCTGATGTAGAGTTAACCCAAGTTGTACAACCGGGCAGTCGTTTAACCTATCGTTATTTATTTTCAGGTAGTGCAGATGCAATTAGTCAGTATGAACAATGGATAAAACCAAAGATTAGTGATATCCAGCGTTGGTACGATGTTAAAAGTCAGCAAACACCGTTGGCTAATGCATTAACCAGAGCTGAAAAATATTTATCACTGGCAAGCATGCTCGGGATCATTCTGGCGGCTGTGGCTGTTTCTGTGGCAAGTAGAAGGTACGGTCAACGTCATCAGCCTATGGTGGCCGTGTTTAAAGCCATGGGCGCGAATAGGGTGCATATACGAAATTTATATTTATTACATTGGACCAGCCTGTCGATATTTTCAATTAGCATCGGTTTAGTTATTGGTTTTGCTTTGCAAACCTTTGGCTTGTCTTTAATGTCTAGCTACTTGCCTGGAACATCTAATTCAATTTCATTTTACCCGCTTTTAGTCGCTATGGTAACTGGGGTGATCAGTGCGTTCGCTTTTGCTATAACACCAATGAAAATGCTGATTTCTACACCGGTTTTAGCGGTTATTCATGGTTTTGCTGATATCAATACTAAAAAAACTGTTCTGGGAAATCTTCCTCCTGTAATTGCTATTTTTGTTTTACTAATGTTATTTAGCCGTGACTGGTCCTTATCTTTGGCACTTATGGCAAGTGGTGGCGTGATTATTGGAATTTTATTATTGTTCGGTCGTTTGCTAATAAATACCGGCCGGGCGGTAGGTAGTCAAGCCGGGCAAGCTTTCCATTTGGCTATGGCAAATTTAAAACGTCGCGGCAAACAGAACAATGTGCAGTTAGTAAGTTTTACTATTGCGATTAATTTATTATTGCTGATGTTAGTGGTACGTAATGATTTGATTAATGAATGGCAAGCACAACTACCTGTAAATGCGCCTAATCAGTTTTTAGTAAACGTAACTAAAGAACAAGTGCCGCAGGTTGAGAGCTTTTTAACCAAACATGATATGAATTCTAGTGAGTTATATCCCATTGTTAGGGGAAGACTTACCGCTATTAATGAAGAAAAATTATTAAAAAAGGCCAGTAAAGAAGAAACAAACAAGAGCGATCAGGGCAGGCAAGGTATTGGTCGAGAATTGAATATGACCTGGCACTCTACTTTACCTAAAGAAAATGAAGTTGTGCAAGGGCAGTGGTTTGCACCAAACAGCACTTCTGCAGAAGTCTCAATTGAGTCCAAGCTTGCTGAGCGACTAGAAATAAAATTAGGCGACCAATTAAGTTTTCAAATTGGTAGCGAACAAATTAAGTTACCAGTAACTAGTATCCGAGAAGTGAATTGGCAATCGATGCAGCCAAATTTTTATATGATCTTCTCTGATAATGTGTTGGCAGATTTTCCGGCAACTTTTATTTCAGCCATGCACGTACCAACAAATAAACAAAAGCTAATGCAGACATTTTTATCTCAATACCCAACAATAAGTGTGATTGATGTGCAAGCAATGATCAGTCAATTACGCTCGGTAATAGAGCAAGTTTCCTTAGCGATAGAATTTATTCTTGCTTTAGTTGTTATCGCGGGATCACTCGTTTTAGTTGCGCAAGTTCAAGCCAGTATGGAAGAGCGTGAAAGAGAGTTAGCAATTTTACGTACATTAGGAGCAAAAGGTAGCTTATTAAAGGGGGCAACCGTACTAGAGTTTGTAATTTTAGGTGGTATCGCAGGCTTTATGGCGAGCATTGCTATGGAAATAGGTGTTTATGTTATTCAAACAAGAGTCTTTGAGATGCAGCCGTCAATGCATTTGCTTTATTGGTTTGTTGGCATTGGTTTAGGGGCTTTATTTGTTGGATTAGTCGGACTTTTTTCTTGTTGGCGGTTATTGAATTTATCGAGTTTAACGCTAATAAGGCGTACGTTATGA
- a CDS encoding ABC transporter ATP-binding protein, giving the protein MNIKPEIILECRNVTKTVKTASNSQHEKSLTILKAINLQVKSGESIAIIGASGSGKTTLLSLLAGLDLPSSGEIYLNNLALHSFDEERRSKVRADHVGFIFQSFLLINSLTALENVMLPAELANDSDAKEKAIAMLEKVGLADRIEHYPGQLSGGEQQRVAIARAFISNPAILFADEPTGNLDSKTGERITELLFELNQQQGTTLVLVTHDSTLALRCQRQLLMQAGEFINQEVAMAEVS; this is encoded by the coding sequence ATGAATATAAAACCTGAAATAATATTAGAGTGTCGCAATGTTACTAAAACAGTGAAAACTGCCAGTAATAGTCAACATGAAAAATCTTTAACTATCCTGAAAGCAATTAATCTACAAGTCAAGTCTGGAGAGAGTATTGCTATCATTGGTGCCTCTGGCTCAGGCAAAACTACGTTATTGTCTTTACTCGCGGGGTTAGATTTACCAAGCTCTGGAGAAATTTACTTAAACAATTTAGCTCTGCACTCATTTGATGAAGAACGTCGCAGTAAAGTAAGAGCAGATCATGTTGGCTTTATTTTCCAATCTTTTTTATTGATAAATAGTTTAACTGCACTCGAAAATGTAATGTTACCTGCAGAGCTGGCTAATGACTCTGATGCAAAAGAAAAAGCGATTGCCATGCTTGAAAAAGTTGGCCTTGCTGATCGAATTGAACATTATCCGGGGCAATTATCTGGTGGTGAACAACAGCGTGTAGCCATTGCTCGCGCGTTTATATCAAATCCAGCCATTTTATTTGCTGATGAGCCTACCGGCAATTTAGACAGTAAAACTGGTGAAAGAATAACTGAATTGTTGTTTGAACTTAACCAACAACAAGGTACTACCTTAGTGTTAGTTACCCATGACTCTACATTAGCGTTGCGTTGCCAAAGACAGCTTTTGATGCAAGCTGGGGAATTTATCAATCAAGAAGTAGCCATGGCAGAGGTAAGTTAA
- a CDS encoding arylesterase, with translation MLKKLTLSFLFILTSTFSMSVLAQQSILLLGDSLSASYGMQEKDGWVMLLNNTLEQEKAKYRIINASISGETTAGGLARLPGILEKNSIDYLLIELGGNDGLRGFPPKLIKNNLLQIIELAQAKNIKVLLSAIRIPPNYGPRYNKMFSDVFTHAASETNVVLLPFFIESVAAKPELMQADGIHPTIAAQPLVAIEMKKILEAVL, from the coding sequence ATGCTTAAAAAACTAACTCTTTCATTCTTGTTCATTTTAACCAGTACGTTTTCAATGTCGGTATTGGCTCAACAATCTATTTTACTCTTAGGTGATAGTCTCAGTGCAAGTTATGGGATGCAAGAAAAAGATGGCTGGGTAATGTTACTAAATAATACATTAGAACAAGAAAAAGCAAAGTATCGGATCATTAATGCCAGTATCAGTGGCGAAACTACAGCAGGCGGATTAGCGCGGCTGCCGGGTATATTAGAGAAGAATAGCATTGATTATTTATTGATTGAATTAGGCGGAAATGATGGTTTACGTGGTTTCCCACCTAAACTAATTAAAAATAACTTGTTACAAATTATTGAATTAGCACAAGCTAAAAATATTAAAGTATTGCTTTCTGCTATTCGAATTCCGCCAAACTATGGCCCTAGATACAATAAAATGTTCTCAGATGTTTTCACTCATGCAGCAAGTGAAACTAATGTAGTTTTACTGCCTTTTTTTATTGAGTCGGTTGCGGCTAAACCTGAATTAATGCAAGCCGATGGTATTCACCCAACAATTGCAGCACAACCATTAGTGGCCATTGAAATGAAGAAGATATTAGAGGCGGTTTTATAA
- a CDS encoding gluconeogenesis factor YvcK family protein — protein sequence MRLKKMNVVAIGGGHGLGRVLSTLSFLGDQLTGVVATTDNGGSTGKLRKRSSTIAWGDLRNCLMQLVDPNSVGSKLFNFRFDGSDDLSGHNLGNLILYALNDIHSRPLDSIKLIRRILRVRTRVQPMSETPTDLMAFYAEGRCRVGEISVDDMATMPKNMMLAPLVKALPETLKAIKNADLIILGPGSFLTSVVPPLLVRDISKAITSSKARCVFIDNIAKEHSPAGELTIDERLEWLTYNIGCQPVDMVVTENMDATSNFVDLIKTPLASGKVDYFHDKVLLVDALEQCLLAFDQESITDQTITIDSGDKKQNHKPVSH from the coding sequence ATGCGTTTGAAAAAAATGAATGTTGTTGCAATTGGTGGTGGCCATGGTTTAGGAAGAGTATTATCTACCCTATCCTTTTTAGGCGATCAGTTGACCGGTGTTGTAGCTACTACGGATAATGGCGGTTCTACCGGGAAATTAAGAAAACGTAGCAGTACTATCGCTTGGGGTGATTTACGTAATTGCTTAATGCAACTTGTTGATCCTAACTCTGTAGGCTCTAAATTATTTAATTTCAGATTTGATGGCAGTGATGATTTAAGCGGCCACAATCTTGGCAATTTAATTTTATACGCACTCAATGACATCCATTCCCGCCCTCTTGACTCAATAAAGCTGATCAGACGAATATTACGAGTAAGAACTCGTGTGCAACCTATGTCTGAAACCCCTACTGACTTAATGGCTTTTTATGCTGAAGGTCGTTGTCGTGTCGGTGAAATATCAGTAGATGACATGGCTACTATGCCTAAAAACATGATGTTAGCGCCTTTAGTTAAAGCTTTACCTGAAACGTTAAAGGCGATTAAAAATGCCGATTTAATTATTTTAGGCCCAGGCAGTTTTTTAACATCGGTAGTCCCCCCTTTATTGGTAAGAGACATTTCAAAAGCTATTACATCAAGCAAAGCCCGCTGTGTTTTCATCGATAATATTGCAAAAGAGCATAGTCCCGCAGGCGAATTAACCATTGATGAAAGGCTTGAATGGTTAACTTATAATATTGGTTGTCAGCCTGTAGATATGGTGGTCACAGAAAATATGGACGCAACATCGAACTTTGTCGATTTAATTAAAACACCGCTCGCTAGTGGCAAAGTAGATTATTTTCATGACAAGGTTTTGTTAGTTGATGCGCTGGAGCAATGTTTACTTGCTTTTGATCAAGAGTCTATTACTGATCAAACAATTACGATAGATAGTGGCGATAAAAAGCAAAATCACAAACCCGTTAGCCACTAA
- the dcd gene encoding dCTP deaminase, protein MRLCDKDIIELIEQEKIVIMPKPDESMISGVSVDICLGHKFRVFQDHTAPFIDLSGPKAEVQDAMNTVMSDEIHIDDGDAFFLHPGELALAVTHESVTLPADIVGWLDGRSSLARLGLMVHVTAHRIDPGWSGQIVLEFFNSGKLPLALRPRMKIAALNFETMSGDALRPYNKRADAKYKGQQGAVASRISEDD, encoded by the coding sequence ATGAGACTTTGTGATAAAGATATTATTGAATTAATTGAACAAGAAAAAATTGTAATTATGCCAAAACCAGATGAATCGATGATTTCCGGAGTAAGCGTTGATATTTGTTTAGGTCATAAATTTCGTGTTTTCCAAGATCATACCGCACCTTTTATTGATTTAAGTGGACCTAAAGCTGAAGTTCAAGATGCAATGAATACAGTAATGAGTGATGAAATTCATATTGATGATGGCGATGCATTCTTCTTACATCCGGGTGAATTGGCCCTTGCAGTAACTCACGAGTCTGTCACATTACCTGCTGATATAGTGGGGTGGTTAGACGGACGTTCATCTTTAGCACGTTTAGGCTTAATGGTTCATGTAACGGCTCACCGGATTGATCCAGGTTGGTCCGGCCAAATTGTTTTAGAGTTTTTCAATTCAGGTAAGTTGCCATTAGCATTAAGACCACGCATGAAAATAGCCGCGTTAAACTTTGAAACTATGTCAGGCGATGCACTACGTCCGTACAATAAACGTGCGGATGCTAAATATAAAGGTCAGCAAGGCGCAGTTGCCAGTCGTATTAGCGAAGACGATTAA
- the apbC gene encoding iron-sulfur cluster carrier protein ApbC translates to MFKNPFSSNKPEENVSDRITEFLSEYQSELFPGGVINSVSAFNIAQNKQTYILEFTLPFPCQGELEDIARELVTHLDIDIELALTLNIKPVRTHNISGIKNIIAIASGKGGVGKSTTSVNLAYALMAEGAKVGILDADIYGPSIPTMLGIENQRPSSVDGKLMQPLLANGLTAMSIGFLVSDTDATVWRGPMASSAFSQMLNETAWQGDGAPLDYLIIDMPPGTGDIQLTLAQKVPVAAATIVTTPQDIALKDAVKGINMFDKVKVPVLGVIENMSYHLCENCGHHSHLFGQGGAEHIASQYKVDLLGQLPLNIHIREDSDAGKSSVLANTTSEITMLYRKIARNMAAQLYNQLDANSPYTAEIITVKNIEE, encoded by the coding sequence ATGTTTAAAAACCCGTTTAGCAGTAACAAACCTGAAGAAAATGTTAGTGACAGAATCACCGAATTTCTGTCTGAGTATCAATCTGAATTATTTCCAGGTGGTGTAATAAACTCTGTGTCTGCCTTTAATATCGCGCAAAATAAGCAGACATATATACTTGAGTTTACGTTACCGTTTCCATGCCAAGGAGAGCTTGAAGATATCGCCCGAGAACTTGTGACTCATTTAGATATCGATATTGAGCTTGCCCTAACTCTTAATATTAAGCCTGTGAGAACGCATAACATTTCTGGTATTAAGAATATAATTGCTATCGCCTCTGGTAAGGGCGGGGTTGGAAAATCAACTACGTCAGTAAACCTGGCTTATGCGTTAATGGCAGAGGGGGCAAAAGTAGGTATTTTAGATGCTGATATTTATGGGCCTTCCATTCCAACCATGTTAGGTATTGAAAACCAAAGACCGTCATCTGTTGATGGTAAATTGATGCAACCACTTTTAGCAAATGGCCTAACAGCAATGTCTATCGGCTTTTTAGTGTCAGATACAGATGCAACTGTTTGGCGTGGCCCTATGGCCAGCTCTGCTTTTTCACAAATGCTGAATGAAACGGCTTGGCAGGGTGATGGAGCGCCTTTAGATTATTTGATCATTGATATGCCGCCAGGCACTGGCGATATACAATTAACCCTTGCTCAGAAAGTACCTGTTGCGGCGGCCACTATAGTAACCACACCACAAGATATCGCCTTAAAGGATGCAGTAAAAGGCATTAATATGTTCGATAAGGTTAAAGTACCGGTACTTGGCGTTATTGAAAATATGAGTTATCACCTTTGTGAAAACTGTGGTCATCACTCGCATTTATTTGGTCAAGGCGGCGCAGAACATATCGCATCGCAATATAAAGTTGATTTATTGGGGCAATTACCGCTTAATATCCACATTAGAGAAGACTCTGACGCAGGTAAATCGTCAGTATTAGCAAATACTACTAGTGAAATTACTATGTTGTACCGTAAAATAGCGCGAAATATGGCCGCACAATTATATAATCAATTAGATGCCAACAGTCCATATACTGCTGAAATCATTACTGTAAAGAATATAGAAGAATAA